One Solanum pennellii chromosome 10, SPENNV200 genomic region harbors:
- the LOC107002081 gene encoding E3 ubiquitin-protein ligase PRT6-like isoform X2, which yields MDTESSPESDTLTPMERILKRLDILGVPAENLELLQPGLVAYVKNNKSQIAELVPALFPTNEEAVEIIAEQQLQSLRSMVSSSINVKDLFQESMEWIQWLMFDGEPSRALEQLEDTGQRGVCGAVWGNNDIAYRCRTCEHDPTCAICVPCFQNGNHKDHDYSIIYTGGGCCDCGDVTAWKREGFCSKHKGAEQIQPLPEEFANSMGPVLDLLLSCWRKRFLFPDSISGRNPRKNDHSTELKMVTDELTSAVVKMLLKFCKHSESLLSFISRRVSSSAGLLDILVRAERFMIIEENVKKIHELLLKLLGEPQFKYEFAKVFLSYYPTVVNEATSECNDSVYNKYPLLSTFSVQIFTVPTLTPRLVKEMNLLPMLLGCLGDIFASCAGEDGKLQVMKWSNLYETTLRVVEDIRFVMSHSVVPRYVTHERRDILRTWMKLLAFVQGANPQKRETGIHVEEENENMHLPFVLGHSIANIHSLLVSGAFSMSSTEDGADAFFNTHREDFEDQDSQRHAKVGRLSQESSVCSMAGRSPLEHASRVPEVHYDSSPISSSVLCLTFECLRAIENWLVVDNTSGPLLHILCPKTSSTPGNNFSVLKKTLSKFRRGREMFKSQSPPSNDVRLVTSAEGYNKQYSNPSLNGRTTLDSGQGSGQEPACLGGHDDSMLEGDNASELGELRLLSLSDWPDIVYKVSLQDISVHNPLQRLLSMVLQKALGKCYGENAQPVASSAKLSSSVHYDFFGHILGVYHPQGFSAFIMEHALRIRVFCAQVYAGMWRRNGDSAILSCEWYRSVRWSEQGLELDLFLLQCCAALAPADLYISRILERFELSNYLSFNLERPSEYEPALVQEMLTLIIQILKERRFCGLTSSECLQRELVYRLSIGDATHSQLVKSLPRDLSKIDKFQEVLDKIAIYSNPSGMNQGMYKLRLPYWKELDLYHPRWNSRDLQVAEERYMRFCNASASTTQLPGWSKIYPPLGRIAEVATCRTVLQIVRAVVSYAVFSDASNASRAPDGVLLRALHLLSLALDICHAHRESGEDSCYNGDVIPILALACEEISVGKFGDQSLLSLLVLLMRKHKKENYFVEAGMLNLSSLVESVLKKFAELQPECMKKLQDLAPDVVNQLSRSFPTGDMNSFKSVSDSDKHKAKARERQAAMLEKMRVQQSKFLASIDSKTDVAADDSKHGKDLCDSDGRPRSEEATPVICSLCRDPNSRSPVSYLILLQKSRLLSCTNRGPPSWEQTRRPGKEPTSCAKHVPNISSERSNLSRSSEITSSSCLMQLIQNKVNEFALEGQPKEVEAFLEYIKEKFPSMKNIQPSCASSTVKKKTSSSFEMLEEHMYSLIWEEMDANSWNWDLLKNDRKLSALGDNGSAESLLLGRYISALSRECSPSASTNSRKAQLESSMLLPTYNGFGPSDCDGIYLSSCGHAVHQRCLDRYLSSLKERYTRQIVFEGGHIVDPDQGEFLCPVCRGLANSVLPALPAETKRSTPSLSTGPSDAVGLPTLHFQEVLFLLQSAADVAGSREILQSLPVQQFGQMRVNLDYVVRVLCEMYFPDKDKISESGRLSHSLILFDTLKYSLISTEIAARSGNTSLAPNYSLGALYKELKSTNCFILALLLSIVQSTRSKDSLTVLLRLRGIQLFVKSICSDISADEYPDSPIVGGNMQDILEFSETELQYPDIQFWKRCSDPVLAHDAFSSLTWVLYCLPCQFLSCEKSFLCLVHLFYVVTITQIVITYSRKRQSSLSMSGCSDSLVTDIYRIIAENGVAYKDFDSNHIETHDVKDAIRSLSFPYLRRCALLWKLVRSSVSAPFSGGSNILDGLPYSMGETMECGGNIPVEFNEIEKLEKLFKIPPLDDVISDETVRFVVPSWLRRFSKQFEARMLNGAMYSSPAVPFKLMLLPHLYQDLLQRYIKQNCPDCGVVLEEPALCLLCGRLCSPNWKPCCRESGCQTHAMACGAGTGVFLLIKKTTVLLQRSARQASWPSPYLDAFGEEDSGMNRGKPLYLNEERYAALTHMVASHGLDRSPKVLHQTNIGNFFVL from the exons ATGGATACTGAATCATCGCCGGAGTCGGATACGCTCACTCCGATGGAGCGTATTCTTAAG AGGCTTGACATTCTTGGAGTTCCTGCTGAGAATTTGGAATTACTACAGCCTGGTTTAGTTGCTTACGTGAAGAATAATAAGTCACAGATAGCAGAGTTGGTCCCTGCACTTTTTCCTACTAATGAGGAGGCAGTGGAGATTATTGCAGAACAACAATTACAGTCTCTAAGATCCATGGTCAGCTCAAGCATTAATGTCAAAGATTTATTCCAAGAAAGTATGGAGTGGATACAGTGGTTGATGTTTGACGGTGAACCAAGTAGAGCTCTGGAGCAACTGGAAGACACTGGTCAGCGTGGTGTTTGTGGGGCTGTTTGGGGTAACAATGACATTGCATATCGTTGCCGTACGTGTGAGCATGATCCAACATGTGCAATATGTGTTCCATGTTTCCAGAATGGAAACCATAAGGACCACGATTACTCTATTATTTATACAGGTGGTGGTTGCTGTGATTGTGGAGATGTTACTGCATGGAAacgtgaaggattttgttccaAACACAAAGGAGCTGAGCAGATTCAACCTCTTCCAGAAGAGTTTGCAAACTCAATGGGGCCTGTACTAGATTTATTACTGTCTTGTTGGAGAAAAAGGTTTCTATTTCCAGATAGCATCTCTGGGAGAAATCCTAGAAAAAATGATCATTCTACTGAGCTCAAAATGGTGACAGATGAGTTAACATCTGCAGTGGTAAAGATGCTATTGAAGTTCTGTAAGCATAGTGAAAGTTTGCTTAGTTTTATCTCTAGGAGAGTATCTTCTTCAGCAGGCTTACTAGATATTCTTGTGAGGGCAGAGAGGTTTATGATCATTGAAGAAAATGTCAAGAAGATTCATGAATTGCTGTTGAAATTGTTGGGTGAACctcaatttaaatatgaatttgcAAAAGTATTTCTGAGCTATTATCCAACCGTTGTGAATGAGGCAACAAGTGAATGCAATGATTCAGTTTATAACAAATATCCACTACTATCAACATTCTCAGTGCAGATATTTACGGTGCCTACTTTGACCCCACGTCTTGTGAAGGAAATGAATCTTCTACCCATGCTGTTGGGATGTTTAGGGGACATATTTGCGTCTTGCGCTGGAGAAGATGGTAAATTGCAG GTCATGAAATGGTCAAATTTGTATGAAACTACTCTCCGTGTGGTTGAAGACATCCGATTTGTCATGAGTCATTCTGTTGTACCTAGATATGTAACTCATGAACGACGAGATATATTGAGAACATGGATGAAACTATTGGCTTTCGTGCAAGGAGCGAACCCACAAAAAAGAGAAACTGGCATTCATGTAGAAGAAGAGaatgaaaatatgcatttgCCTTTTGTTTTGGGTCATTCTATTGCAAATATTCACTCACTTTTGGTAAGTGGTGCTTTCTCTATGAGTAGTACTGAAGATGGTGCCGATGCTTTCTTCAACACACACAGAGAAGATTTTGAAGACCAAGATAGCCAAAGACATGCAAAAGTGGGAAGGCTATCACAGGAAAGTTCTGTATGCAGTATGGCTGGGAGGAGTCCATTAGAACATGCATCCAGGGTTCCTGAAGTACATTATGATAGTTCTCCAATATCATCATCTGTTTTATGCTTAACATTCGAGTGCCTGAGGGCCATTGAAAATTGGCTGGTAGTTGATAACACTTCGGGACCTCTCCTTCACATATTATGTCCGAAAACAAGTTCTACTCCCGGCAATAATTTCTCTGTGTTGAAAAAAACACTCTCAAAGTTTAGAAGAGGCAGAGAAATGTTTAAATCTCAGAGTCCTCCTTCAAATGACGTTAGACTCGTGACTTCTGCTGAAGGTTATAATAAACAATACTCTAATCCTTCCCTGAATGGTCGGACTACCTTGGATTCTGGCCAGGGTTCGGGCCAAGAACCAGCTTGTCTTGGTGGTCATGATGACAGTATGCTGGAAGGAGATAATGCATCTGAATTAGGAGAACTGCGGTTGCTGAGTTTGTCTGATTGGCCTGATATAGTATATAAAGTTAGTCTGCAGGATATATCTGTTCACAATCCGTTGCAGCGATTACTTTCAATGGTTTTACAGAAGGCACTAGGCAAATGCTATGGGGAGAATGCACAACCAGTTGCTAGTTCTGCTAAGTTGTCATCTTCTGTCCATTATGACTTTTTTGGCCATATTCTGGGAGTCTACCACCCACAGGGTTTTTCTGCTTTCATTATGGAACATGCTCTTCGGATTAGGGTGTTTTGTGCTCAGGTTTATGCTGGAATGTGGCGTAGGAATGGTGATTCTGCTATATTATCCTGTGAGTGGTATCGCTCTGTCCGCTG GTCTGAGCAGGGTCTGGAGCTTGACCTCTTTCTGCTACAATGCTGTGCTGCACTAGCCCCTGCTGATTTATATATCAGTAGAATTTTAGAACGTTTTGAGTTATCAAATTACCTCTCGTTCAATCTTGAACGTCCTAGTGA GTACGAACCTGCTTTAGTTCAAGAGATGCTTActcttattattcaaatattgaaagaaCGACGGTTTTGTGGGCTAACCTCGAGTGAATGTTTGCAAAGAGAATTAGTATATAGACTATCAATTGGTGATGCCACTCATAGTCAGCTGGTGAAGTCTCTTCCTCGTGACCTGTCCAAGATTGATAAATTTCAGGAAGTTTTGGACAAAATCGCAATTTATTCAAATCCATCTGGCATGAACCAG GGTATGTACAAACTGCGATTGCCCTATTGGAAGGAACTGGATCTTTACCATCCTCGTTGGAATTCGAGGGATTTGCAAGTAGCTGAAGAGAGATATATGCGTTTCTGTAATGCATCGGCATCGACCACTCAGCTTCCAGGATGGAGCAAGATTTATCCACCACTTGGTCGTATAGCTGAAGTAGCTACCTGTAGGACAGTCCTCCAAATTGTCCGTGCTGTTGTATCATATGCTGTGTTTTCTGATGCATCAAATGCTTCACGTGCTCCAGATGGTGTTCTGTTAAGAGCACTGCATTTGCTGTCATTAGCATTGGATATTTGTCATGCACATAGGGAATCTGGTGAAGATAGTTGCTATAACGGAGATGTTATTCCAATTTTAGCTCTAGCTTGTGAAGAAATATCAGTGGGTAAATTTGGTGATCAGAGCTTGCTATCTCTTCTCGTTTTGTTAATGAGGAAACACAAGAAAGAAAATTACTTTGTGGAGGCTGGAATGCTTAACCTCTCATCTTTGGTTGAAAGTGTTCTGAAGAAATTTGCTGAACTGCAACCTGAATGCATGAAAAAATTGCAAGATCTTGCTCCAGATGTGGTCAATCAGTTATCTCGATCCTTTCCAACTGGTGATATGAATAGCTTCAAATCAGTTTCAGACAGTGATAAGCATAAGGCTAAAGCTCGAGAGAGACAAGCTGCTATGCTG GAGAAGATGAGGGTTCAACAATCCAAGTTTTTAGCAAGCATTGATTCCAAAACAGATGTTGCCGCAGATGATTCTAAACATGGCAAAGACTTATGCGATTCAGATGGTAGACCTAGATCTGAAGAGGCTACTCCTGTTATCTGCTCTCTTTGCCGTGATCCAAATTCTAGAAGTCCTGTATCTTACCTAATTCTTCTTCAG AAATCCAGGCTTCTCAGTTGCACCAACAGAGGTCCTCCTTCATGGGAACAAACTCGCCGCCCTGGGAAAGAGCCCACGTCTTGTGCCAAACATGTGCCAAACATTTCATCTGAAAGGAGCAATCTTTCAAGAAGTTCAGAAATTACTTCATCATCTTGTTTAATGCAATTAAtccaaaataaagtaaatgagTTTGCTTTAGAAGGACAACCTAAGGAAGTGGAAGCATTTCTGGAATATATCAAGGAAAAATTCCCCTCAATGAAGAACATTCAACCCTCTTGCGCATCAAGCACTGTAAAGAAAAAGACATCCTCTTCCTTCGAGATGCTAGAAGAACACATGTACTCGTTGATTTGGGAAGAAATGGATGCTAATTCATGGAACTGggatcttttaaaaaatgataggaAACTATCAGCTTTGGGTGATAATGGGAGTGCTGAGTCACTTCTGCTTGGAAGATACATTTCTGCTCTTTCAAGAGAATGTAGTCCTTCTGCATCAACGAATAGCCGCAAGGCACAATTGGAGTCAAGTATGCTGCTTCCAACATACAATGGATTTGGTCCATCAGATTGTGATGGAATATATCTTTCATCCTGTGGGCATGCTGTGCATCAGAGATGTCTTGACCGCTATTTATCTTCACTAAAGGAAAG ATATACCAGACAAATTGTTTTCGAAGGGGGTCATATTGTAGATCCGGATCAG GGGGAGTTTCTCTGTCCTGTATGCCGTGGACTTGCTAACTCAGTTCTGCCAGCATTACCTGCCGAAACAAAAAGGTCAACACCGTCTCTTTCAACTGGTCCATCAGATGCTGTAGGCCTTCCAACGCttcattttcaagaagttttatTTCTCCTGCAAAGTGCAGCTGATGTTGCTGGAAGTAGAGAGATTTTACAGAGTCTTCCAGTGCAGCAATTCGGGCAGATGAGAGTAAATCTTGATTATGTGGTTCGGGTATTGTGTGAAATGTATTTTCCGGACAAGGATAAGATTTCAGAATCTGGTAGGCTTAGTCACTCTCTGATTTTGTTTGACACACTCAAGTACTCCCTTATATCGACAGAAATTGCTGCTCGATCTGGGAATACTTCTTTAGCTCCAAACTACAGCCTTGGTGCTCTGTACAAAGAACTCAAATCTACAAACTGTTTTATATTAGCCTTATTACTAAGCATTGTACAAAGCACACGGTCAAAGGACTCACTTACTGTCCTGTTGAGGTTAAGAGGAATTCAGCTGTTTGTGAAGTCTATATGCTCAGACATTTCTGCAGATGAGTATCCAGATAGTCCTATTGTTGGAG GTAATATGCAAGACATCTTGGAATTTTCTGAGACGGAATTACAGTACCCTGATATTCAGTTCTGGAAACGATGCTCTGATCCAGTTCTTGCACATGATGCTTTTTCATCATTAACGTGGGTGTTATATTGCCTCCCATGCCAATTTTTGTCGTGCGAGAAATCATTCCTGTGTCTTGTTCATCTTTTCTATGTTGTCACTATTACTCAG atTGTAATTACCTATAGTAGAAAGCGACAAAGTAGTTTATCTATGTCAGGATGTAGTGATTCTCTAGTTACTGACATCTATAGAATAATTGCGGAAAATGGAGTGGCTTACAAAGATTTTGATTCTAATCATATTGAAACACATGATGTCAAAGATGCAATCCGTAGCCTGAGTTTTCCTTATTTAAGAAGATGCGCATTGTTGTGGAAATTGGTTCGTTCTTCTGTATCAGCACCATTTAGTGGCGGCAGTAACATATTAGATGGATTACCATATTCAATGGGTGAAACAATGGAATGTGGGGGAAACATACCAGTTGAGTTCAATGAGATTGAAAAGTTGGAGAAGTTATTTAAGATTCCCCCACTTGATGATGTTATAAGTGATGAAACTGTACGTTTTGTGGTTCCAAGTTGGCTGCGTCGTTTCTCCAAGCAGTTTGAAGCTCGCATGTTGAATGGTGCTATGTATTCTAGCCCTGCAGTTCCATTTAAACTGATGCTTTTGCCTCATCTTTACCAGGACCTCCTACAGAG GtatattaaacaaaattgtCCAGACTGTGGAGTTGTTTTGGAGGAGCCGGCATTGTGCTTGTTGTGTGGTAGACTCTGCTCTCCGAATTGGAAGCCATGCTGCAG GGAAAGTGGGTGCCAAACACATGCAATGGCATGTGGAGCGGGTACTGGGGTGTTCTTATTAATCAAA AAAACGACAGTGTTACTTCAAAGATCTGCTCGTCAGGCATCATGGCCTTCCCCATACTTAGATGCATTTGGTGAAGAG GATTCTGGAATGAATCGTGGAAAGCCATTGTACCTAAATGAGGAACGCTATGCAGCCTTAACTCATATG GTGGCTTCTCATGGACTAGATAGGAGTCCAAAGGTGCTTCATCAAACGAATATCGGCAATTTTTTCGTGCTTTAG